From Ignavibacteria bacterium, one genomic window encodes:
- a CDS encoding ABC transporter ATP-binding protein has translation MPTPLIEIHDLHKHYGDFHAVNGLSLSVAQGDVYGFLGPNGAGKSTTIRMMLSLIRPTSGSIRVFGLDLTTHRSEILRRIGAIVERPDFYNYLTARRNLELLGRLSGADVSTRSIDRILGIVGLASRASSKVKTFSHGMKQRLGIAQALLHSPDLIVLDEPTTGLDPQGMVDIRDLILELAADHKKTVFLSSHILPEVELTATRMVIINRGKAVVEGAVQDLLNAGRLKVTIETSEVQRALEMIRATPLSSHIQSSTDGAIIMMMEREEISGLVAHLADARIPLSAVSPVRSLEEYFISLTQEVS, from the coding sequence ATGCCCACTCCCCTGATCGAGATCCACGATCTCCATAAACACTATGGCGACTTCCATGCGGTGAACGGACTCAGCCTTTCCGTTGCCCAGGGAGACGTCTACGGCTTCCTTGGACCCAATGGAGCCGGAAAGAGCACCACCATACGGATGATGCTTTCGCTGATCCGTCCTACGTCGGGCTCGATACGGGTGTTCGGACTCGATCTCACAACACATCGGAGCGAGATCCTCCGTCGGATCGGGGCCATCGTAGAACGTCCGGACTTCTACAACTACCTCACTGCTCGACGCAACCTTGAGCTCCTCGGCAGACTCAGCGGTGCTGATGTCTCCACACGTTCCATCGATCGTATCCTTGGCATCGTTGGCCTAGCAAGCAGAGCATCGAGCAAGGTGAAAACGTTCTCACACGGAATGAAGCAGCGTCTGGGGATCGCTCAAGCACTTCTGCATTCGCCTGACCTCATCGTCCTCGATGAGCCAACAACCGGACTTGACCCACAAGGCATGGTGGACATCCGCGACCTGATCCTCGAACTGGCCGCCGATCACAAAAAAACGGTCTTCCTCTCCTCGCACATCTTGCCGGAAGTAGAACTCACTGCCACACGCATGGTGATCATCAACCGTGGGAAGGCAGTTGTAGAAGGGGCTGTGCAAGACCTGTTAAATGCCGGACGTCTCAAGGTCACGATCGAAACGTCGGAAGTACAACGCGCACTCGAAATGATCCGTGCTACGCCCCTTTCCTCTCACATCCAATCATCAACGGATGGTGCTATCATCATGATGATGGAACGTGAAGAGATCTCGGGTCTGGTGGCACACCTTGCCGACGCACGTATACCTCTCTCGGCTGTCTCCCCTGTTCGCTCCCTCGAAGAATATTTCATCTCGCTCACGCAGGAGGTATCATGA
- a CDS encoding ABC transporter permease subunit: MIGTAYRVEMSKVFSKWRTFIGFIALGVLIPVVVAAMGIEGGQYLGFATQALKQTFDFTGNLMNGYTVSYIIFGSLYVHVPFLITLVAGEVLAGEATAGTYRLLLTRPLSRSTMVSAKFLATLTYTNLLVLFMAVMSLGLGIALLGTGEVVVIRSQITIIAENDLWWRFTLAYGFAALAMTTVASVAFLFSSLVENAIGPIMTTMAIIIVMTIISAIDIPIFDYLRPLFFTNHMNGWKFLFDDPVNWTKVSISASVLLTHIIGCYTATQIIMRRKDILT; this comes from the coding sequence ATGATCGGCACTGCCTATCGCGTTGAGATGAGTAAGGTCTTCTCGAAATGGCGCACGTTCATCGGATTCATCGCCCTGGGTGTGTTGATTCCCGTGGTTGTTGCTGCTATGGGCATTGAAGGTGGACAATACCTTGGATTTGCAACGCAGGCCCTGAAGCAGACGTTTGATTTCACCGGGAACCTGATGAACGGATACACGGTGTCCTACATCATCTTCGGATCGTTGTATGTGCACGTGCCGTTTCTCATCACTCTCGTTGCCGGTGAGGTGCTTGCCGGTGAAGCAACAGCGGGGACGTATCGATTGCTGCTAACTCGACCTCTTTCGCGCTCTACGATGGTGTCGGCAAAGTTCCTTGCCACACTCACCTACACAAACCTCCTCGTGCTCTTCATGGCCGTGATGTCTCTCGGTCTTGGCATCGCTCTTCTCGGCACCGGCGAGGTAGTTGTGATCCGTTCGCAGATCACCATCATCGCAGAGAACGATCTGTGGTGGCGTTTCACACTGGCCTATGGCTTTGCAGCATTGGCCATGACCACCGTTGCCAGTGTGGCCTTCTTGTTCTCGTCGCTTGTGGAGAACGCCATCGGTCCCATCATGACGACCATGGCCATCATCATTGTGATGACCATCATCTCTGCCATCGACATCCCGATCTTCGACTACCTGCGTCCGCTCTTTTTCACCAATCACATGAACGGGTGGAAGTTCCTCTTTGACGATCCCGTCAACTGGACCAAGGTGAGCATCTCCGCCAGCGTCTTGCTCACGCACATCATCGGCTGTTATACGGCAACGCAGATCATCATGCGTCGAAAGGACATACTTACGTGA
- the murD gene encoding UDP-N-acetylmuramoyl-L-alanine--D-glutamate ligase, producing the protein MRITILGAAKSGLAAAELAVRNGETVFVSDAKPLEKAGDAVEFLASRNIASEFGGHTDLATKADLIVVSPGVPPTNPVRVDAERLGIEVIGELEYASRFLTNPIVAITGTNGKTTTTALTAHVLNEGGRPAVAAGNIGTPLSSLVGTIDPAMIIVAECSSYQLDTTRTFSPHVSMLLNITPDHLSYHGSFQQYVHAKWKIAEHQRANDVVVLNADDAHAANAASVARGMVRFFSLLKEVDGAFVRGDEIILRDQQHNEEILMPLRRLGLPGAHNAANSMAAALAARAFEVRNENIRDSLASFNGVEHRLEHVRVHRGVRYINDSKATNVNAAWFALSSYDHPIVWIAGGRGDNNDYAALDDLVAENVKAIVCMGEDADAIFNHWCTTKRCVKVASMEEAVHAAADLARSEDVVLFSPACKSFDMFANFEERGRAFKAAANAL; encoded by the coding sequence ATGAGAATTACAATCCTCGGTGCCGCCAAGAGCGGTTTGGCGGCAGCAGAACTTGCGGTGCGAAACGGTGAGACAGTGTTTGTGTCTGATGCAAAGCCCCTTGAAAAAGCGGGTGATGCGGTGGAGTTTTTGGCGTCGCGAAACATTGCATCGGAGTTCGGTGGACATACAGATCTGGCAACCAAGGCCGACCTTATTGTTGTGTCTCCGGGTGTGCCCCCTACCAACCCTGTTCGTGTTGATGCCGAGCGTTTGGGCATTGAGGTTATTGGTGAGCTCGAGTACGCAAGTAGGTTTCTTACCAACCCCATCGTAGCGATCACGGGTACGAATGGGAAGACAACAACAACGGCATTAACGGCGCATGTTTTGAATGAAGGGGGCAGGCCGGCCGTCGCAGCGGGGAATATCGGAACGCCGCTCAGCAGTCTTGTAGGGACGATCGATCCGGCCATGATCATCGTTGCTGAGTGCAGCTCCTATCAGCTCGATACCACGAGAACGTTCAGTCCGCACGTGAGTATGCTCCTGAACATCACACCTGATCATCTCTCGTATCATGGGAGCTTTCAACAGTACGTGCATGCGAAGTGGAAAATTGCTGAGCACCAACGGGCAAATGACGTTGTAGTTTTGAATGCCGACGATGCACACGCAGCAAACGCAGCGTCGGTAGCTCGGGGTATGGTACGCTTCTTCAGTCTCCTCAAAGAGGTTGACGGAGCATTCGTCCGGGGGGACGAAATCATACTTCGGGATCAGCAGCATAACGAGGAGATCCTCATGCCCTTGCGACGTCTTGGGCTGCCTGGAGCGCACAATGCGGCGAACTCCATGGCGGCAGCACTAGCAGCGCGTGCCTTTGAGGTGCGTAATGAGAACATTCGGGATTCGCTGGCGTCGTTCAACGGCGTAGAGCACCGACTCGAACACGTCCGCGTCCACCGCGGCGTACGATACATCAACGACTCCAAAGCAACCAACGTGAATGCCGCGTGGTTTGCGCTGTCCAGCTACGATCATCCGATCGTGTGGATCGCCGGAGGAAGGGGTGACAACAACGACTACGCCGCCCTCGACGACCTCGTAGCCGAGAATGTGAAGGCCATTGTCTGTATGGGTGAAGATGCTGATGCGATCTTCAATCATTGGTGCACCACCAAGCGATGTGTGAAGGTAGCATCCATGGAAGAAGCCGTCCACGCCGCCGCAGACCTTGCACGGTCGGAAGATGTTGTACTCTTCTCTCCTGCCTGCAAGTCCTTCGACATGTTTGCAAACTTCGAGGAACGGGGCAGGGCTTTCAAGGCCGCAGCGAACGCGCTCTGA
- a CDS encoding four helix bundle protein: MMARLIRSTCHALRDSHWIDRSALTQLYRAGTSVGANVREAKYAESRRDFIHKLKIAEKELAETLYWVGLLSSHPGIINAVDRKELLEEIRIVRSLLRSIVRSSKTVTP, from the coding sequence ATGATGGCTAGACTCATACGATCTACGTGCCATGCGTTGCGAGATTCCCATTGGATAGATCGCAGTGCCTTGACGCAACTGTATCGTGCAGGTACCTCTGTAGGTGCCAATGTGCGTGAAGCCAAGTACGCTGAATCACGCCGCGACTTTATACACAAGCTTAAGATCGCAGAGAAAGAGTTGGCAGAAACTCTGTATTGGGTTGGACTCTTATCATCTCATCCAGGAATAATCAATGCAGTTGATAGGAAAGAACTACTGGAAGAGATTAGAATCGTTAGATCTCTACTTCGATCAATTGTACGATCGTCGAAAACCGTAACCCCGTAA